In a single window of the Biomphalaria glabrata chromosome 5, xgBioGlab47.1, whole genome shotgun sequence genome:
- the LOC106062421 gene encoding all-trans retinoic acid-induced differentiation factor-like isoform X1 codes for MSLHRITCDFLLFTALIHFMVLGITCLPAICNLDCQVNINKTVLAKFCSASAFKLQGRCCVNTTSPDQLDIIGIDLQQCGMTQKKFSQGIDGINTLQFIYLQGNDIDALNITDFHRNTGIQNLSIPVNLSCPGGIKSWESIEIKTSETTCVGEKNPCISEKLTCPLNSHCVHSGIDMSECLCDEDYHGYKCMNKGKFPTVPFAIGITASTVALCIFLWCTQRRYVKSDVKNK; via the exons GGTATAACATGTCTTCCAGCCATCTGTAACTTAGACTGCCAagttaatataaacaaaacagtATTAGCCAAGTTTTGTTCAGCAAGTGCTTTCAAGTTGCAGGGTAGATGTTGTGTAAACACAACATCCCCTGATCAGTTGGACATCATTGG GATTGACCTGCAGCAGTGCGGCATGACACAAAAGAAATTTTCCCAAGGAATTGATGGTATCAACACTTTACAATTCAT TTATTTACAAGGTAATGACATTGATGCATTGAATATCACAGACTTTCACAGGAACACTGGAATACAAAATCT ttCAATACCAGTCAATTTGAGTTGTCCTGGTGGTATCAAGTCCTGGGAaagcatagaaatcaaaacatcAGAAACAACATGTGTCGGAGAGAAAAATCCATGCATTAGTGAAAAGT TGACCTGCCCACTAAACTCCCACTGTGTTCACTCTGGTATAGATATGTCTGAGTGTTTATGTGATGAGGATTATCATGGGTACAAGTGTATGAATaag GGTAAATTTCCAACAGTGCCATTTGCTATAGGCATTACTGCTTCAACTGTAGCACTTTGTATATTTCTCTGGTGCACACAGAGGAGATATGTGAAAAGTGATGTGAAGAACAAATAA
- the LOC106062421 gene encoding all-trans retinoic acid-induced differentiation factor-like isoform X2: protein MSLHRITCDFLLFTALIHFMGITCLPAICNLDCQVNINKTVLAKFCSASAFKLQGRCCVNTTSPDQLDIIGIDLQQCGMTQKKFSQGIDGINTLQFIYLQGNDIDALNITDFHRNTGIQNLSIPVNLSCPGGIKSWESIEIKTSETTCVGEKNPCISEKLTCPLNSHCVHSGIDMSECLCDEDYHGYKCMNKGKFPTVPFAIGITASTVALCIFLWCTQRRYVKSDVKNK, encoded by the exons GGTATAACATGTCTTCCAGCCATCTGTAACTTAGACTGCCAagttaatataaacaaaacagtATTAGCCAAGTTTTGTTCAGCAAGTGCTTTCAAGTTGCAGGGTAGATGTTGTGTAAACACAACATCCCCTGATCAGTTGGACATCATTGG GATTGACCTGCAGCAGTGCGGCATGACACAAAAGAAATTTTCCCAAGGAATTGATGGTATCAACACTTTACAATTCAT TTATTTACAAGGTAATGACATTGATGCATTGAATATCACAGACTTTCACAGGAACACTGGAATACAAAATCT ttCAATACCAGTCAATTTGAGTTGTCCTGGTGGTATCAAGTCCTGGGAaagcatagaaatcaaaacatcAGAAACAACATGTGTCGGAGAGAAAAATCCATGCATTAGTGAAAAGT TGACCTGCCCACTAAACTCCCACTGTGTTCACTCTGGTATAGATATGTCTGAGTGTTTATGTGATGAGGATTATCATGGGTACAAGTGTATGAATaag GGTAAATTTCCAACAGTGCCATTTGCTATAGGCATTACTGCTTCAACTGTAGCACTTTGTATATTTCTCTGGTGCACACAGAGGAGATATGTGAAAAGTGATGTGAAGAACAAATAA